A region of the Stieleria neptunia genome:
TACCGCTGCGGACCTGCCGCGGTGGCCAGATGGAGCGTGCCGAAACCCAACCGACCGATCATCGGGGCTCGTCCGGGCAGGACGCCGAGGAATCCGTCGTACATGGGCAGCGTCACCGAATCGGCTTCGCAGTCCAATTCGGTGCGTTCGGGCGTGACTACGATGCAGCGTATCGCCATGGCTTATTTCTTCTCCATCTTCTTGGCTTGCGCCTCGGCCTGTTCGATCGACCCGACGTACATGAAGGCTTGTTCGGGCAGGTGATCCCACTTGCCGTCACAGATTTCTTCGAAGCTGCGGATCGTGTCTTCCAGCGGAGTGATCTCACCGGCCTTTCCGGTAAAGACTTCGGCGACCAGGAAGGGTTGGGACAGGAATCGTTCGATTCGGCGTGCACGGTGCACGATGGTCTTGTCGTCTTCGTTCAATTCGTCGACGCCCAAAATCGCGATGATGTCTTGAAGTTCGCGATAGCGTTGCAGCGTGGTTTGAACACGACGTGCGATTGCGTAGTGGCGATCACCGACGTATTGCGGATCCAGAATTCGTGAGTTCGACGCCAACGGGTCGATCGCGGGATAAATCCCTTTTTCCGAAATCGATCGTTCCAGATAGATGAACGCGTCCAACTGGCCGAACGCGGTTGCCGGGGCGGGGTCGGTCGGGTCATCCGCGGGAACGTAGACCGCTTGGACCGACGTGATCGCACCCTTCTTGGTCGACGTGATCCGTTCTTGCAAGGCACCCATTTCGGTGGCCAGCGTCGGTTGGTAACCGACCGCCGAAGGCATCCGTCCGAGCAGTGCGGAGACTTCCGAACCGGCTTGGGAGAAACGGAAGATGTTGTCGACGAACAGCAGCGTGTCGGCTCCGGTCGTGTCGCGGAAGAATTCCGCCATCGTCAACGCCGACAGGGCGACGCGAAGACGGGATCCTGGCGGCTCGTTCATCTGGCCGAACACCATGCAGGTCTGCTCGATGACCTTGCGTCCGGTCTGACCGATTTCGGTCTCTTGCATTTCCAACCACAGGTCGGTGCCTTCGCGGGTCCGTTCACCGACACCGGCGAAGACCGAATAACCGCCGTGGCTGCTGGCGATCCGGGCGATCAACTCGGTCAAAATCACGGTCTTGCCCAGCCCGGCACCACCGAACAGACCGGCTTTACCGCCGCGGACGAAGGGGGTCAACAGGTCGACGACCTTGATCCCGGTTTCGAACAATTCGGTGTTCGTGGACAGTTCATTGACCGGCGGTGCCTGACGGTGAATCGGCCAGTAATCTTCGGCCTGGACATCACCGCGTTTGTCGATCGGCTCGCCGAGCACGTTGAAGACGCGGCCGAGTGTTTCTTTGCCGACGGGGACCGAAACCGGTTTGCCGGTGTCGACGACGTCCATGCCCCGCATCATGCCGTCGGTGCTGCCCAGCGCGATCGCGCGGACGCGTCCGCCGCCGAGGTGTTGCTGGACTTCGCCAACCAGGTCGATCGAGACCCCTTTGTGCTCACTCTTGACTTCCAGAGCGTTGTAGATCTCCGGCATTTGGCCTTCGGGGAATTCGG
Encoded here:
- the atpD gene encoding F0F1 ATP synthase subunit beta; translation: MSTATETRVVGKVTQVIGSTFDAEFPEGQMPEIYNALEVKSEHKGVSIDLVGEVQQHLGGGRVRAIALGSTDGMMRGMDVVDTGKPVSVPVGKETLGRVFNVLGEPIDKRGDVQAEDYWPIHRQAPPVNELSTNTELFETGIKVVDLLTPFVRGGKAGLFGGAGLGKTVILTELIARIASSHGGYSVFAGVGERTREGTDLWLEMQETEIGQTGRKVIEQTCMVFGQMNEPPGSRLRVALSALTMAEFFRDTTGADTLLFVDNIFRFSQAGSEVSALLGRMPSAVGYQPTLATEMGALQERITSTKKGAITSVQAVYVPADDPTDPAPATAFGQLDAFIYLERSISEKGIYPAIDPLASNSRILDPQYVGDRHYAIARRVQTTLQRYRELQDIIAILGVDELNEDDKTIVHRARRIERFLSQPFLVAEVFTGKAGEITPLEDTIRSFEEICDGKWDHLPEQAFMYVGSIEQAEAQAKKMEKK